In Streptomyces qaidamensis, one DNA window encodes the following:
- a CDS encoding aminoglycoside phosphotransferase family protein: protein MYAASSSVSAPPRSLHPRPTDSGPYLAPARPAAPVLGAGRARRGTVIGTQPLSGRLDLSGPQGAQLRTAIASVHRICPEFAPVQVLRRNGRSVLLVGTTGRSTAVAKCLLDHSPAWSERIRHEIAAYRSFVRHRPPVRAPRLIAADPDNCTLVIERMPGRVAALQRHPAEAPPRADIRAALGAICRLNAWRPPAGTFDAPLDYAARISRYHELGLLTDRDLGDLQKLLHGIAQTAGRQGMGQFCHGDALLSNILLSPAGPVLVDWEHAGWYLPGYDLATLWSVLGDAPVARRQISQIAQSAGPASRDAFLVNLMLVLTREIRTYETAVQRSMHDAAPAAPGAAHPAAAPSGEEQRLLLRRLHDDCQLARRAVRAAVGTR from the coding sequence ATGTACGCAGCATCGTCCTCCGTGTCCGCACCGCCCCGGTCGCTGCACCCGCGTCCCACGGACAGCGGCCCCTACCTCGCCCCCGCGCGGCCGGCGGCCCCCGTGCTCGGTGCGGGCAGGGCCAGGCGCGGCACGGTCATCGGCACCCAACCGCTCAGCGGGAGACTCGACTTGTCCGGCCCCCAGGGCGCGCAGCTGCGCACGGCGATCGCGTCCGTGCACCGCATCTGCCCGGAGTTCGCCCCGGTGCAGGTCCTGCGCCGCAACGGACGGTCCGTGCTCCTGGTCGGTACGACCGGTCGGAGCACGGCTGTCGCCAAGTGTTTACTCGACCACTCCCCCGCCTGGTCCGAGCGGATCCGCCACGAGATAGCGGCGTACCGCTCGTTCGTCCGGCACCGCCCTCCCGTGCGGGCGCCGAGACTGATCGCGGCGGACCCGGACAACTGCACCCTGGTGATCGAGCGGATGCCGGGCCGGGTGGCGGCGCTCCAGCGGCATCCGGCGGAGGCACCGCCCCGGGCGGACATCAGAGCGGCACTCGGCGCGATCTGCCGGCTGAACGCCTGGCGCCCACCGGCGGGCACGTTCGACGCCCCGCTCGACTACGCGGCCCGGATCTCCCGGTACCACGAGCTGGGCCTGCTCACCGACCGGGACCTGGGCGACCTGCAGAAGCTGCTGCACGGCATCGCGCAGACGGCCGGGCGGCAGGGCATGGGCCAGTTCTGCCACGGCGACGCACTGCTGTCGAACATTCTCCTGTCACCGGCCGGTCCAGTGCTGGTGGATTGGGAGCATGCCGGCTGGTACCTGCCGGGCTACGACTTGGCGACGTTGTGGTCGGTGCTCGGGGACGCACCGGTCGCCCGCCGCCAGATCAGCCAGATCGCCCAGTCGGCGGGGCCTGCGTCCAGGGACGCCTTCCTGGTGAACCTGATGCTGGTGCTGACCCGTGAGATCCGTACCTACGAGACGGCCGTGCAGCGTTCCATGCACGACGCGGCCCCGGCGGCACCGGGCGCGGCCCACCCGGCTGCTGCGCCGTCCGGCGAGGAGCAGAGGTTGCTGCTGCGGCGGCTGCACGACGACTGCCAGTTGGCCCGGCGCGCCGTGCGCGCGGCGGTCGGCACTCGCTGA
- a CDS encoding universal stress protein: MSTLPVVAAVDGSDDSLRALEWAVDAARRRAAPLRVAHVRQYAHWAQPEVLAAGPVDPQDDPVLTRVRTHLEGRADRPDTEYVGLEGAAGAVLPELGATAQLLVLGSRGRGGFASLLLGSNSMAAARDAECPVVVVPRPGREVHGESSGGPGPRVVVGLKVDGPDEATLEFAFAEAARRGARLQAVAAYPWPAQPWMMPGEMPPPIVDQDVIEDETRVLADGFLAPYRERHPDVPIQLIPAAGDAAGHLVAASRDAGLVVVGRHRRRLLSPVRMMGSVTHAVLLHAASPVAVVPPASSVD, from the coding sequence ATGAGCACCCTGCCCGTCGTCGCGGCGGTCGACGGTTCGGACGACAGCCTGCGCGCCCTGGAGTGGGCTGTCGACGCCGCTCGCCGGCGCGCGGCACCCCTGCGCGTGGCGCACGTCCGCCAGTACGCCCACTGGGCACAGCCCGAAGTCCTGGCCGCCGGGCCCGTGGACCCGCAGGACGACCCCGTTCTCACCCGGGTCCGCACCCACCTGGAGGGCCGCGCCGACCGGCCGGACACGGAGTACGTCGGCCTGGAGGGCGCGGCCGGTGCGGTCCTGCCCGAACTGGGGGCCACCGCCCAGCTGCTGGTGCTCGGCTCCCGGGGCCGCGGCGGCTTCGCCAGTCTGCTGCTCGGCTCCAACAGCATGGCCGCCGCCCGCGACGCCGAATGCCCCGTCGTCGTGGTGCCCCGGCCGGGACGAGAGGTCCACGGCGAGTCATCGGGCGGTCCCGGCCCGCGCGTGGTCGTCGGACTGAAAGTGGACGGCCCCGACGAGGCCACACTCGAGTTCGCCTTCGCCGAGGCCGCCCGGCGCGGTGCCCGGCTCCAGGCGGTCGCCGCCTACCCCTGGCCCGCGCAGCCCTGGATGATGCCCGGGGAGATGCCCCCGCCGATCGTCGACCAGGACGTCATCGAGGACGAGACCCGGGTCCTCGCCGACGGCTTCCTCGCCCCGTACCGCGAGCGGCATCCCGACGTCCCGATCCAGCTGATCCCGGCGGCGGGCGACGCGGCAGGCCACCTCGTCGCGGCCTCCCGGGACGCCGGCCTCGTCGTCGTGGGCCGCCACCGGCGGCGTCTGCTCTCACCCGTGCGCATGATGGGCTCGGTCACCCACGCCGTCCTGCTGCACGCCGCGAGCCCCGTCGCCGTGGTGCCGCCGGCGTCCTCCGTGGACTGA
- a CDS encoding DUF397 domain-containing protein, whose amino-acid sequence MAETTTQQRPLTGWDKPELDLTNAQWQSSSRGRGDVQIAFVEGFIAMRNSARPESPSLIFTPAEWGAFVSGAREGEFDLT is encoded by the coding sequence GTGGCCGAGACCACCACCCAGCAACGCCCACTCACGGGCTGGGACAAGCCGGAGCTGGACCTCACCAACGCACAGTGGCAGTCCAGCAGCCGAGGGCGGGGGGATGTCCAGATCGCCTTCGTCGAGGGCTTCATCGCCATGCGGAACAGTGCCCGCCCGGAGAGCCCTTCGCTGATCTTCACACCCGCCGAGTGGGGCGCGTTCGTGTCGGGAGCGCGGGAGGGAGAGTTCGACCTCACCTGA
- a CDS encoding thiolase domain-containing protein, whose protein sequence is MSKEPVAVVGIGQTRHVAARRDVSLAGLVREAALRALRDAELTWADIDAVVIGKAPDFFEGVMMPELYLADALGAVGKPMLRVHTAGSVGGSTALVAANLVAARVHGTVLTLAFEKQSESNAMWGLSLPIPFQQPLLAGAGGFFAPHIRAYMRRSGAPETIGALVAYKDRRNALKNPYAHLHEHDITLDKVMASPMLWDPIRYSETCPSSDGACAMILTDRAGAARAPRPPAWMLGGAMRSEPTLFAGKDFVSPRAGQDCAADVYRQAGIGDPRREIDGAEIYVPFSWYEPMWLENLGFAGEGEGWKLTEAGVTELDGDLPVNMSGGVLSTNPIGASGMIRFAEAALQVRGQAGEHQVDGARRVLGHAYGGGSQFFSMWLVGDRPPDS, encoded by the coding sequence ATGAGCAAGGAGCCCGTGGCCGTCGTCGGCATCGGCCAGACCAGGCACGTCGCGGCACGCCGGGACGTGTCCCTCGCCGGACTGGTCCGGGAAGCGGCCCTGCGCGCCCTCCGGGACGCCGAGCTGACCTGGGCCGACATCGACGCCGTCGTCATCGGCAAGGCGCCCGACTTCTTCGAGGGCGTCATGATGCCGGAGCTCTACCTCGCCGACGCCCTCGGTGCCGTCGGCAAGCCCATGCTCCGCGTGCACACCGCCGGCTCCGTCGGCGGCTCCACCGCGCTCGTCGCCGCGAACCTCGTCGCGGCCCGCGTCCACGGCACGGTCCTCACCCTCGCCTTCGAAAAGCAGTCCGAGTCCAACGCCATGTGGGGCCTCTCCCTCCCGATCCCCTTCCAGCAGCCCCTGCTCGCCGGGGCCGGCGGATTCTTCGCGCCGCACATCCGCGCGTACATGCGCCGCAGCGGAGCACCCGAGACGATCGGCGCCCTCGTCGCCTACAAGGACCGCCGCAACGCGCTCAAGAACCCCTACGCGCACCTGCACGAACACGACATCACCCTGGACAAGGTCATGGCCTCGCCCATGCTGTGGGACCCGATCCGCTACTCGGAGACCTGCCCCTCCTCCGACGGGGCCTGCGCCATGATCCTCACCGACCGCGCCGGGGCCGCCCGGGCACCACGGCCACCGGCCTGGATGCTCGGCGGCGCGATGCGCAGCGAACCGACCCTCTTCGCCGGCAAGGACTTCGTCTCCCCGAGGGCCGGGCAGGACTGCGCAGCCGACGTCTACCGGCAGGCCGGGATCGGCGATCCCCGCCGCGAGATCGACGGCGCCGAGATCTACGTGCCGTTCTCCTGGTACGAGCCCATGTGGCTGGAGAATCTCGGCTTCGCAGGCGAGGGCGAGGGCTGGAAGCTCACCGAGGCGGGCGTGACCGAGCTGGACGGGGACCTGCCCGTCAACATGTCGGGCGGCGTGCTGTCCACCAACCCCATCGGCGCCTCCGGCATGATCCGCTTCGCGGAAGCGGCGCTCCAGGTGCGTGGGCAGGCCGGAGAACACCAGGTGGACGGGGCGCGCAGGGTCCTCGGACACGCCTACGGCGGCGGATCGCAGTTCTTCTCCATGTGGCTCGTGGGCGACCGGCCCCCCGACTCCTGA
- a CDS encoding thiolase domain-containing protein, whose translation MTSAPRDREIAVVAFAQTGHRRTSEELSEVEMLMPVLHEVLDRTGLKTADIGFTCSGSSDYLAGRAFSFTLALDGVGAWPPISESHVEMDGAWALYEAWTKLLTGDADTALVYSYGKSSPGSVRDVLTRQLDPYYVAPLWPDAVALAALQAQALIDAGDTDEPALAAVAARNREAAAANPHAQLRGAVPQGDHLVRPLRTGDCPPIGDGAAAVILAAGDRARDLCARPAWIRGIDHRIEAHGLGVRDLTDSPSTRLAAERAGAFEPPVDTAELHAPFSAQEIVLRKALRLGEDVDVNPSGGALAANPIMAAGLIRIGEAAARIHRGESDRALAHATSGPCLQQNLVAVLEGEPR comes from the coding sequence GTGACGAGCGCACCGCGGGACCGCGAGATCGCCGTCGTCGCCTTCGCCCAGACCGGCCACCGGCGCACCAGCGAGGAGCTCTCCGAGGTGGAGATGCTGATGCCGGTGCTGCACGAGGTCCTCGACCGGACCGGCCTGAAGACCGCCGACATCGGCTTCACCTGCTCCGGTTCCAGCGACTACCTCGCCGGCCGCGCCTTCTCCTTCACCCTCGCCCTCGACGGCGTCGGCGCCTGGCCCCCGATCTCCGAGTCGCACGTCGAGATGGACGGCGCCTGGGCCCTGTACGAGGCCTGGACGAAACTCCTCACCGGCGACGCCGACACCGCCCTGGTCTACTCCTACGGCAAGTCCTCGCCCGGCTCGGTCCGCGACGTCCTGACCCGGCAGCTCGACCCCTACTACGTGGCACCCCTGTGGCCCGACGCCGTGGCCCTCGCCGCGCTCCAGGCGCAGGCCCTCATCGACGCCGGCGACACCGACGAGCCCGCCCTCGCCGCCGTCGCGGCCCGCAACCGTGAGGCCGCCGCTGCCAACCCGCACGCACAGCTGCGCGGCGCCGTGCCGCAGGGCGACCACCTCGTCCGGCCCCTGCGCACCGGCGACTGCCCGCCCATCGGCGACGGCGCCGCCGCCGTGATCCTCGCAGCGGGGGACCGGGCCCGTGACCTGTGCGCACGCCCCGCCTGGATCCGCGGCATCGACCACCGCATCGAGGCCCACGGCCTCGGCGTACGCGACCTGACGGACTCGCCGTCCACCCGCCTGGCCGCCGAGCGCGCCGGAGCCTTCGAGCCGCCCGTCGACACCGCCGAACTGCACGCGCCCTTCTCCGCACAGGAGATCGTCCTGCGCAAGGCCCTCCGGCTGGGCGAGGACGTGGACGTGAACCCCTCCGGCGGCGCCCTCGCCGCCAACCCGATCATGGCCGCCGGTCTCATCCGCATCGGAGAAGCCGCCGCCCGCATCCACCGCGGCGAGTCCGACCGCGCCCTCGCCCACGCCACGTCCGGCCCCTGCCTCCAGCAGAACCTGGTCGCCGTACTCGAAGGGGAACCCCGATGA
- a CDS encoding Zn-ribbon domain-containing OB-fold protein, protein MPEVLKAPLVVEFPFTRSLGPVQSAFLTGLRERVVLGVRTVDGRVLVPPVEYDPVTAEELGDLVEVAPTGTVTTWAWNPAPRRGQPLTTPFAWVLVRLDGADTALLHALDAPGPAAVHTGMPVRIRWAGERTGAITDIACFEPYDGHRAEPTGHTGEFEDPVTGIVAAARLDYTYSPGRAQTAYITSLSGRRTVGERCPSCRKVYVPPRGACPTCGVATSEQVEVGPRGTVTTFCIVNIKAKNLDIEVPYVYAHIALDGADLALHGRIGGIPYDEVRMGLRVEPVWTEGARYPDHYRPTGEPDADYDTYKELL, encoded by the coding sequence ATGCCCGAAGTCCTCAAAGCCCCCCTCGTCGTCGAGTTCCCCTTCACCCGCTCCCTCGGCCCCGTCCAGAGCGCGTTCCTGACCGGCCTGCGCGAACGCGTCGTCCTCGGCGTCCGCACCGTCGACGGCCGCGTCCTCGTCCCGCCCGTCGAGTACGACCCCGTCACCGCCGAGGAACTCGGCGACCTGGTCGAGGTCGCCCCCACCGGCACGGTCACCACCTGGGCCTGGAACCCCGCTCCCCGCCGCGGCCAGCCCCTCACCACCCCCTTCGCCTGGGTCCTGGTCCGCCTCGACGGCGCCGACACCGCCCTCCTGCACGCCCTCGACGCCCCCGGCCCCGCCGCCGTGCACACCGGCATGCCGGTCCGCATCCGCTGGGCGGGCGAGCGCACCGGCGCCATCACCGACATCGCCTGCTTCGAGCCCTACGACGGCCACCGGGCCGAACCGACGGGACACACCGGCGAGTTCGAGGACCCCGTCACCGGCATCGTCGCCGCCGCCCGCCTCGACTACACCTACTCGCCGGGGCGCGCCCAGACCGCCTACATCACATCCCTCTCCGGCCGGCGCACCGTCGGCGAACGCTGCCCGTCCTGCCGCAAGGTGTACGTCCCCCCGCGGGGCGCGTGCCCCACCTGTGGGGTCGCCACCTCCGAACAGGTCGAGGTGGGGCCGCGCGGCACCGTGACCACGTTCTGCATCGTCAACATCAAGGCGAAGAACCTCGACATCGAGGTGCCGTACGTCTACGCCCACATCGCCCTCGACGGCGCCGACCTCGCGCTGCACGGACGGATCGGCGGCATCCCCTACGACGAGGTCCGCATGGGCCTGCGCGTCGAACCCGTCTGGACCGAGGGCGCCCGCTACCCCGACCACTACCGGCCCACGGGCGAACCCGACGCGGACTACGACACCTACAAGGAGCTGCTGTGA
- a CDS encoding crotonase/enoyl-CoA hydratase family protein — translation MGGTEHLTVQREGATLVLTLNRPEARNALSLPMLVGLHDGWLEADADDSVRSIVFTGAGGSFCSGMDLKALAGNGMAGQEYRDRLKADPDLHWKAMLRHHRPRKPVIAAVEGACVAGGTEMLQGTDIRVAAESATFGLFEVRRGLFPIGGSTVRLQRQIPRTHALEMLLTGRPYTAREAAAIGLVGRVVPDGTALDTALEIAERINSCGPLAVEAVKASVYETAGMTEPDGLAAELARGWPIFDTADAKEGARAFAEKRPPVFKRA, via the coding sequence ATGGGCGGGACGGAACACCTCACCGTGCAGCGCGAAGGCGCCACACTGGTGCTCACGCTCAACAGGCCGGAAGCCAGGAACGCGCTCTCGCTGCCGATGCTCGTCGGCCTCCACGACGGGTGGCTGGAGGCCGATGCGGACGACTCGGTCCGCTCGATCGTCTTCACCGGCGCGGGCGGCTCGTTCTGCTCCGGCATGGATCTCAAGGCCCTCGCCGGGAACGGCATGGCCGGTCAGGAGTACCGCGACCGGCTCAAGGCCGACCCCGACCTGCACTGGAAGGCGATGCTGCGCCATCACCGCCCGCGCAAACCGGTGATCGCCGCCGTGGAGGGGGCGTGCGTCGCGGGCGGCACCGAGATGCTCCAGGGCACCGACATCCGGGTCGCCGCCGAGTCCGCCACCTTCGGCCTGTTCGAAGTGAGACGAGGCCTGTTCCCGATCGGCGGCTCCACGGTCCGCCTGCAACGCCAGATCCCGCGCACCCACGCCCTGGAGATGCTCCTCACCGGCCGCCCCTACACCGCCCGCGAGGCCGCCGCCATCGGCCTGGTCGGCCGCGTCGTCCCCGACGGCACGGCACTCGACACCGCGCTGGAGATCGCCGAGCGGATCAACTCCTGCGGCCCGCTGGCCGTCGAAGCCGTCAAGGCCTCCGTCTACGAGACCGCCGGGATGACCGAGCCCGACGGCCTCGCCGCCGAACTCGCCCGCGGCTGGCCGATCTTCGACACCGCCGACGCCAAGGAGGGCGCCCGCGCCTTCGCGGAGAAGCGACCGCCCGTCTTCAAGCGAGCCTGA
- a CDS encoding acyl-CoA synthetase — MEYNLADLFESVVDVVPGREALVYADHPGTGAERRLTYAELDAAADRVGHHLLDSGIRPGEHLGLHLYNGVEYLQTVLGCLKARIVPVNVNYRYVEEELVYLYRDADLAALVFDAEFTARVAAARPRAEKLRHLIRVGAAAPEAAEVPCVEFAEVEAAGSPERGFPARSADDQFIIYTGGTTGMPKGVMWRQEDLFFAGLGGGAPTGEPVKKPEELAERVAAGGAGITFFPTAPLMHGTSTLTAFIGFNFGQRVVIHRKFVPEEVLRTVEKERVSSISLVGDAMLRPLIDALSGPLRHIDRSSLFSVSSSGAIMSDTVRRQFQALVPNAMLLNNFGSSESGFNGTATEDSGPERGFRVRVNARTQVVDPATYAPVPAGEVGRIAQCGHVPLGYYNDPVKTAATFFVRGGERWVLLGDMATVDEEGVVTVLGRGSQCINTGGEKVYPEEVEQALKSHPDVYDALVAGVPDPRWGHHVAAVVQLREGAARLSLEDIRTHCRDRLAGYKIPRRLVITESIRRSPSGKADYRWARQVAVAADG, encoded by the coding sequence GTGGAGTACAACCTTGCCGACCTGTTCGAGTCGGTCGTCGACGTCGTCCCCGGCCGTGAGGCGCTGGTGTACGCCGACCACCCCGGCACGGGCGCGGAGCGACGTCTGACGTACGCGGAACTGGACGCGGCGGCCGACCGCGTCGGCCACCACCTGCTCGACAGCGGGATACGCCCCGGCGAGCACCTCGGGCTCCACCTCTACAACGGTGTGGAGTACCTGCAGACGGTGCTGGGCTGCCTGAAGGCGCGGATCGTGCCGGTCAACGTCAACTACCGCTATGTGGAAGAAGAGTTGGTGTACCTCTACCGGGACGCGGATCTGGCGGCGCTGGTCTTCGACGCCGAGTTCACGGCCCGGGTGGCGGCGGCGCGCCCCCGGGCGGAGAAGCTGCGGCATCTGATCCGGGTGGGGGCCGCGGCGCCGGAAGCCGCAGAGGTGCCCTGTGTGGAGTTCGCAGAGGTGGAGGCCGCCGGATCGCCCGAGCGCGGTTTCCCGGCCCGCTCGGCCGACGACCAGTTCATCATCTACACCGGCGGGACGACCGGCATGCCCAAGGGCGTGATGTGGCGGCAGGAGGATCTGTTCTTCGCGGGCCTCGGTGGCGGCGCCCCGACCGGGGAGCCGGTGAAGAAGCCGGAGGAGCTCGCCGAGCGGGTCGCGGCGGGCGGCGCGGGGATCACGTTCTTCCCGACGGCCCCGCTGATGCACGGCACCTCCACCCTCACCGCGTTCATCGGCTTCAACTTCGGGCAGCGGGTCGTCATCCACCGCAAGTTCGTGCCCGAGGAGGTGCTGCGGACCGTGGAGAAGGAGAGGGTCAGCAGCATCTCGCTGGTGGGCGACGCCATGCTGCGGCCGCTGATCGACGCGCTGAGCGGACCGCTGCGGCACATCGACCGCTCCTCGCTGTTCAGCGTGTCGTCGTCCGGCGCGATCATGTCGGACACCGTGCGCCGGCAGTTCCAGGCGCTGGTGCCGAACGCCATGCTGCTGAACAACTTCGGCTCCTCGGAGTCCGGCTTCAACGGGACGGCGACCGAGGACTCCGGCCCGGAGCGGGGTTTCCGGGTGCGGGTCAACGCGCGCACCCAGGTGGTCGACCCGGCCACGTACGCGCCGGTGCCGGCCGGTGAGGTGGGCCGGATCGCCCAGTGCGGACATGTGCCGCTCGGCTACTACAACGACCCGGTCAAGACCGCCGCGACCTTCTTCGTCAGGGGCGGCGAGCGGTGGGTGCTGCTCGGCGACATGGCCACCGTCGACGAGGAGGGCGTTGTCACCGTCCTGGGCCGGGGCTCGCAGTGCATCAACACCGGCGGCGAGAAGGTGTACCCGGAGGAGGTCGAGCAGGCCCTCAAGTCCCACCCGGACGTCTACGACGCGCTGGTGGCCGGGGTGCCGGACCCTCGGTGGGGCCACCATGTGGCGGCGGTGGTGCAGCTGCGCGAGGGCGCGGCGCGGCTGTCGCTGGAGGACATCCGGACGCACTGCCGTGACCGGCTCGCCGGCTACAAGATCCCGCGCCGCCTGGTGATCACCGAGTCGATCCGGCGGTCGCCGAGCGGCAAGGCGGACTACCGGTGGGCTCGGCAGGTGGCGGTGGCTGCGGACGGGTGA
- a CDS encoding alpha/beta fold hydrolase produces the protein MDNRPRTVRANGITQAYRVWGPQDAPPLLLLHARGADGTDWAEIAPALAAGATGPRRVYAPDLRGHGRSDWPGGYAYETLRDDIHAFLGALGIERADVVGHSLGGAVAYLLAQRGPGLVRRLVLEDVPAPFPLDPPRPPAERPGGDLPYDWAMILATDEQRNAPNPVWWDHMGRITSPTLLIGGGPSSLVPQEQMAAFAELLPDARHITVDAGHLVHEARPKEFLAAVEDFLSPADRTPS, from the coding sequence ATGGACAACCGACCGCGCACCGTACGGGCGAACGGCATCACCCAGGCCTACCGCGTCTGGGGACCGCAGGACGCACCGCCCCTCCTGCTGCTGCACGCCCGCGGGGCCGACGGCACCGACTGGGCGGAGATCGCCCCCGCCCTCGCCGCGGGGGCAACGGGACCCCGCCGGGTGTACGCCCCCGATCTGCGCGGACACGGCCGCAGCGACTGGCCCGGCGGATACGCGTACGAGACCCTGCGCGACGACATCCACGCCTTCCTCGGCGCGCTCGGCATCGAGCGCGCCGATGTCGTGGGCCACTCGCTCGGCGGTGCCGTCGCCTACCTGCTCGCCCAGCGCGGCCCGGGACTCGTCCGGCGGCTCGTCCTGGAGGACGTGCCCGCGCCCTTCCCGCTGGACCCGCCGCGCCCACCCGCCGAACGGCCCGGCGGGGACCTGCCGTACGACTGGGCGATGATCCTCGCCACCGACGAACAGCGCAACGCACCGAACCCCGTGTGGTGGGACCACATGGGGCGGATCACGAGCCCCACGCTGCTGATCGGCGGCGGTCCGAGCAGCCTCGTCCCGCAGGAGCAGATGGCCGCCTTCGCGGAACTGCTCCCCGACGCCCGGCACATCACCGTCGACGCGGGACATCTCGTGCACGAGGCCCGCCCGAAGGAGTTCCTCGCGGCCGTGGAGGACTTCCTCAGCCCTGCGGACCGTACGCCGTCATGA
- a CDS encoding alpha/beta fold hydrolase, translating to MPIFRAPDGTRLTYHLRGEGEPLVVLPGGPMRASAYLGNLGGLDAHRQLVLLDLRGTGESEVPADPGTYRCDRLVDDVEALRLQLRRERMDVLAHSAGGSLAMLYAARHPQRLGRLALITATPWALGMPATAGDRLTAARLRASEPWFADAFPPFEAWLEGRGDFDPAFLPFFYGRWDDAARAHADREETETNDDAAEIYGADGAYEPDATRSALARVTTPVLVLAGGVDGGPRPALARQAAQAFPAAGFAVQPGAGHYPWLDDPDRFVRRVAGFFS from the coding sequence ATGCCGATCTTCCGTGCCCCGGACGGGACCCGACTCACCTATCACCTGCGCGGCGAGGGCGAGCCGCTCGTCGTGCTGCCCGGCGGCCCCATGCGGGCCTCCGCCTACCTGGGGAACCTGGGCGGCCTGGACGCCCATCGGCAGCTGGTGCTGCTCGACCTGCGCGGCACGGGGGAGTCCGAGGTGCCGGCGGACCCGGGCACCTACCGCTGCGACCGGCTCGTGGACGACGTCGAGGCGTTGCGGCTCCAGCTGCGACGGGAGCGGATGGACGTGCTCGCGCACTCGGCGGGCGGCAGTCTCGCCATGCTGTACGCGGCCCGGCATCCGCAGCGGCTGGGACGGCTGGCGCTGATCACCGCCACGCCATGGGCCCTCGGCATGCCGGCGACGGCCGGGGACCGGCTGACGGCGGCCCGACTGCGCGCGTCCGAACCCTGGTTCGCGGACGCGTTCCCGCCGTTCGAGGCCTGGCTGGAGGGCAGGGGCGACTTCGACCCGGCGTTCCTCCCGTTCTTCTACGGGCGGTGGGACGACGCCGCCCGCGCCCACGCCGACCGTGAGGAGACCGAGACCAACGACGACGCGGCGGAGATCTACGGCGCCGACGGCGCCTACGAACCGGACGCGACCCGCAGTGCGCTCGCCCGGGTGACAACCCCCGTGCTCGTCCTGGCCGGTGGAGTCGACGGCGGCCCGCGTCCGGCGCTCGCCCGGCAGGCAGCACAGGCCTTCCCGGCCGCCGGGTTCGCGGTGCAGCCGGGTGCGGGACACTACCCGTGGCTCGACGACCCGGACCGGTTCGTGCGGCGCGTGGCCGGCTTCTTCTCCTGA